One genomic region from Epinephelus moara isolate mb chromosome 8, YSFRI_EMoa_1.0, whole genome shotgun sequence encodes:
- the ddhd2 gene encoding phospholipase DDHD2 isoform X2: MSNSPGEEGGLSQAAPNVNTQDQFDNPTQTVVTGNTPADQLSPAVDEASPSSTSSFEMLDMESVPAPYQEVQPHWFFCRRADDNTSWLPFSREDSDKLENAYNTVGDEEEDEVVVAVDGERYDIRVKERKRYAVYWEQGPTEVRRCTWFYKGDKDTRFMPYPEDFSKSLEEAYMIAVTLDEWKRKLEFPTGETVILHNPKLIMQYQPIGLQDEWVSSPSEQARPRTVKRGVDNISVEIPDGEPEKVDHLVFMVHGIGPACDLRFRSIIQCVNDFRSASLSLLASHYKRAQQDGQIGRVEFLPVNWHSALHGDATGVDEDIQRITLPSISRLRHFTNDTLLDLFFYNSPTYCQTIVDTVASEINKLHTLFKQRHSDFNGAVSVVGHSLGSLILFDLLTNQRTGSEARDGVPSDEPFHLNCDTLEQTLTRLGLQQYLDTLQAENLDLESLALCQDSDLKDLGIPLGPRKKILNYVRRKWIPEDCKARIVRLPPGLQVAPQVTNDHDGNKSSGLTMQQSQFHRAQSVTSAVDYEYFDVGIGQVSIDYPQLAFHPQTFFAFGSPIGMFLTVRGLKHIDPNYCFPTCKSFYNIYHPYDPVAYRIEPMIVTEVDLEPMLIPHHKGRKRMHLELKDSLTRMSMDLKNNVLGSLRTAWQSFSRLPVAALPPVDEGETTIERDCQETQAASEEAESSVSAEQTEQPEIKVGMLNGGRRIDYVLQEKPIESFNEYLFAIQSHLCYWESEDTALLLLKEIYDKLGVAFDQPQQ, encoded by the exons ATGTCAAACAGTCCTGGTGAAGAGGGGGGTCTGTCTCAGGCTGCCCCAAACGTCAACACCCAAGACCAGTTTGACAACCCCACTCAGACTGTGGTAACAGGGAACACGCCTGCAGATCAG CTGTCGCCTGCAGTGGATGAGGCCTCTCcctcttccacctcctcctttGAGATGCTTGACATGGAGTCGGTCCCAGCTCCTTATCAAGAAGTCCAGCCTCACTGGTTCTTCTGTCGACGGGCTGATGACAACACCTCCTGGCTCCCTTTCAGCAGAGAAGACTCTGACAAACTAGAGAATGCCTACAACACTG taggagatgaggaggaggatgaggttGTAGTAGCTGTGGATGGAGAGCGATATGACATACGTGTTAAGGAGAGGAAGCGTTATGCTGTTTACTGGGAGCAAGGTCCCACTGAAGTCCGTCGCTGTACCTGGTTCTATAAAGGAGATAAAGACACCAGGTTCATGCCTTACCCTGAGGACTTCAGCAAGAGTCTGGAG GAGGCCTATATGATAGCAGTGACCTTGGATGAATGGAAAAGGAAACTGGAGTTTCCCACCGGAGAGACAGTCATCTTACACAATCCCAAG CTGATAATGCAGTATCAGCCAATAGGATTACAGGATGAGTGGGTGTCCTCCCCCTCGGAGCAGGCCCGGCCTCGAACAGTCAAGAGGGGAGTGGACAACATCTCTGTAGAAATACCTGAtg GTGAACCAGAAAAGGTGGACCACCTTGTCTTCATGGTTCATGGCATCGGCCCTGCATGTGACTTGCGCTTCCGATCCATCATACAGTGTG TAAATGACTTCAGGAGTGCTTCCCTGTCCCTCCTGGCCTCTCATTATAAGCGTGCTCAGCAGGATGGCCAGATAGGAAGAGTGGAGTTCCTCCCAGTCAACTGGCACAGCGCTCTACACGGGGATGCCACTGGTGTGGACGA GGACATCCAGAGGATCACTTTACCCAGCATCAGCAGGCTGAGGCATTTCACCAACGACACTCTGCTGGACCTGTTTTTCTATAATAGCCCCACCTATTGCCAGACCATAGTGGACACAGTGGCCTCAGAGATCAACAAGCTCCACACCCTCTTTAAACAGAGACACTCAGACTTCAATGGGGCAGTCTCTGTAGTGGGCCATAGCCTGG GTTCGCTGATCCTTTTTGACCTGCTAACCAATCAGAGGACTGGATCAGAAGCCAGAGACGGG GTGCCGTCTGATGAGCCATTTCATCTGAACTGTGACACCCTGGAGCAGACCCTGACCAGACTGGGCCTGCAGCAATACCTGGATACGCTACAGGCAGAAAACCTAGACCTGGAATCACTG GCTCTTTGCCAAGACAGTGATCTCAAAGATTTAGGAATTCCTCTTGGACCTCGGAAGAAGATCTTAAACTATGTCAGGAGGAAATGGATTCCAGAG GACTGTAAGGCAAGGATAGTACGCCTGCCACCAGGTTTGCAAGTTGCACCTCAAGTGACCAACGATCATGATGGTAACAAGTCTTCAGGACTGACGATGCAGCAGTCCCAGTTCCACAGGGCACAGTCTGTCACCAGTGCTGTCGACTATGAATACTTTGACGTGGGCATCGGACAG GTATCCATTGATTACCCACAGCTTGCTTTCCATCCTCAAACATTTTTTGCCTTTGGCTCTCCTATTGGAATGTTCCTGACCGTCCGTGGACTTAAACACATCGATCCCAACTACTGCTTTCCAACCTGCAAGAGCTTTTACAACATCTACCACCCG TATGATCCTGTGGCCTATCGGATAGAGCCCATGATTGTAACAGAGGTGGATCTGGAGCCTATGCTGATCCCTCACCATAAAGGCCGCAAGAGAATGCACCTAG AACTAAAGGACAGCTTGACCCGAATGAGCATGGATTTAAAGAACAACGTTTTAGGGTCCTTACGGACGGCATGGCAGTCCTTTTCCAGATTACCAGTTGCTGCACTGCCCCCGGTGGATGAAGGAGAAACTACGATAGAGAGAGACTGTCAAGAGACCCAGG CAGCGAGTGAGGAGGCAGAGTCCTCAGTGTCCGCAGAGCAGACAGAGCAGCCTGAGATTAAAGTGGGGATGTTGAATGGAGGACGAAGGATCGACTATGTACTTCAGGAAAAACCCATCGAGAGCTTCAACGAGTACCTGTTTGCCATCCAGTCTCATCTGTGTTACTG GGAATCTGAGGATACAGCTCTCCTGCTGCTGAAGGAGATCTACGACAAGCTAGGTGTGGCCTTTGACCAGCCACAGCAGTGA
- the ddhd2 gene encoding phospholipase DDHD2 isoform X3 has translation MSNSPGEEGGLSQAAPNVNTQDQFDNPTQTVVTGNTPADQLSPAVDEASPSSTSSFEMLDMESVPAPYQEVQPHWFFCRRADDNTSWLPFSREDSDKLENAYNTVGDEEEDEVVVAVDGERYDIRVKERKRYAVYWEQGPTEVRRCTWFYKGDKDTRFMPYPEDFSKSLEEAYMIAVTLDEWKRKLEFPTGETVILHNPKLIMQYQPIGLQDEWVSSPSEQARPRTVKRGVDNISVEIPDGEPEKVDHLVFMVHGIGPACDLRFRSIIQCVNDFRSASLSLLASHYKRAQQDGQIGRVEFLPVNWHSALHGDATGVDEDIQRITLPSISRLRHFTNDTLLDLFFYNSPTYCQTIVDTVASEINKLHTLFKQRHSDFNGAVSVVGHSLGSLILFDLLTNQRTGSEARDGVPSDEPFHLNCDTLEQTLTRLGLQQYLDTLQAENLDLESLALCQDSDLKDLGIPLGPRKKILNYVRRKWIPEDCKARIVRLPPGLQVAPQVTNDHDGNKSSGLTMQQSQFHRAQSVTSAVDYEYFDVGIGQVSIDYPQLAFHPQTFFAFGSPIGMFLTVRGLKHIDPNYCFPTCKSFYNIYHPYDPVAYRIEPMIVTEVDLEPMLIPHHKGRKRMHLELKDSLTRMSMDLKNNVLGSLRTAWQSFSRLPVAALPPVDEGETTIERDCQETQASEEAESSVSAEQTEQPEIKVGMLNGGRRIDYVLQEKPIESFNEYLFAIQSHLCYWESEDTALLLLKEIYDKLGVAFDQPQQ, from the exons ATGTCAAACAGTCCTGGTGAAGAGGGGGGTCTGTCTCAGGCTGCCCCAAACGTCAACACCCAAGACCAGTTTGACAACCCCACTCAGACTGTGGTAACAGGGAACACGCCTGCAGATCAG CTGTCGCCTGCAGTGGATGAGGCCTCTCcctcttccacctcctcctttGAGATGCTTGACATGGAGTCGGTCCCAGCTCCTTATCAAGAAGTCCAGCCTCACTGGTTCTTCTGTCGACGGGCTGATGACAACACCTCCTGGCTCCCTTTCAGCAGAGAAGACTCTGACAAACTAGAGAATGCCTACAACACTG taggagatgaggaggaggatgaggttGTAGTAGCTGTGGATGGAGAGCGATATGACATACGTGTTAAGGAGAGGAAGCGTTATGCTGTTTACTGGGAGCAAGGTCCCACTGAAGTCCGTCGCTGTACCTGGTTCTATAAAGGAGATAAAGACACCAGGTTCATGCCTTACCCTGAGGACTTCAGCAAGAGTCTGGAG GAGGCCTATATGATAGCAGTGACCTTGGATGAATGGAAAAGGAAACTGGAGTTTCCCACCGGAGAGACAGTCATCTTACACAATCCCAAG CTGATAATGCAGTATCAGCCAATAGGATTACAGGATGAGTGGGTGTCCTCCCCCTCGGAGCAGGCCCGGCCTCGAACAGTCAAGAGGGGAGTGGACAACATCTCTGTAGAAATACCTGAtg GTGAACCAGAAAAGGTGGACCACCTTGTCTTCATGGTTCATGGCATCGGCCCTGCATGTGACTTGCGCTTCCGATCCATCATACAGTGTG TAAATGACTTCAGGAGTGCTTCCCTGTCCCTCCTGGCCTCTCATTATAAGCGTGCTCAGCAGGATGGCCAGATAGGAAGAGTGGAGTTCCTCCCAGTCAACTGGCACAGCGCTCTACACGGGGATGCCACTGGTGTGGACGA GGACATCCAGAGGATCACTTTACCCAGCATCAGCAGGCTGAGGCATTTCACCAACGACACTCTGCTGGACCTGTTTTTCTATAATAGCCCCACCTATTGCCAGACCATAGTGGACACAGTGGCCTCAGAGATCAACAAGCTCCACACCCTCTTTAAACAGAGACACTCAGACTTCAATGGGGCAGTCTCTGTAGTGGGCCATAGCCTGG GTTCGCTGATCCTTTTTGACCTGCTAACCAATCAGAGGACTGGATCAGAAGCCAGAGACGGG GTGCCGTCTGATGAGCCATTTCATCTGAACTGTGACACCCTGGAGCAGACCCTGACCAGACTGGGCCTGCAGCAATACCTGGATACGCTACAGGCAGAAAACCTAGACCTGGAATCACTG GCTCTTTGCCAAGACAGTGATCTCAAAGATTTAGGAATTCCTCTTGGACCTCGGAAGAAGATCTTAAACTATGTCAGGAGGAAATGGATTCCAGAG GACTGTAAGGCAAGGATAGTACGCCTGCCACCAGGTTTGCAAGTTGCACCTCAAGTGACCAACGATCATGATGGTAACAAGTCTTCAGGACTGACGATGCAGCAGTCCCAGTTCCACAGGGCACAGTCTGTCACCAGTGCTGTCGACTATGAATACTTTGACGTGGGCATCGGACAG GTATCCATTGATTACCCACAGCTTGCTTTCCATCCTCAAACATTTTTTGCCTTTGGCTCTCCTATTGGAATGTTCCTGACCGTCCGTGGACTTAAACACATCGATCCCAACTACTGCTTTCCAACCTGCAAGAGCTTTTACAACATCTACCACCCG TATGATCCTGTGGCCTATCGGATAGAGCCCATGATTGTAACAGAGGTGGATCTGGAGCCTATGCTGATCCCTCACCATAAAGGCCGCAAGAGAATGCACCTAG AACTAAAGGACAGCTTGACCCGAATGAGCATGGATTTAAAGAACAACGTTTTAGGGTCCTTACGGACGGCATGGCAGTCCTTTTCCAGATTACCAGTTGCTGCACTGCCCCCGGTGGATGAAGGAGAAACTACGATAGAGAGAGACTGTCAAGAGACCCAGG CGAGTGAGGAGGCAGAGTCCTCAGTGTCCGCAGAGCAGACAGAGCAGCCTGAGATTAAAGTGGGGATGTTGAATGGAGGACGAAGGATCGACTATGTACTTCAGGAAAAACCCATCGAGAGCTTCAACGAGTACCTGTTTGCCATCCAGTCTCATCTGTGTTACTG GGAATCTGAGGATACAGCTCTCCTGCTGCTGAAGGAGATCTACGACAAGCTAGGTGTGGCCTTTGACCAGCCACAGCAGTGA
- the ddhd2 gene encoding phospholipase DDHD2 isoform X1, producing the protein MSNSPGEEGGLSQAAPNVNTQDQFDNPTQTVVTGNTPADQLSPAVDEASPSSTSSFEMLDMESVPAPYQEVQPHWFFCRRADDNTSWLPFSREDSDKLENAYNTVGDEEEDEVVVAVDGERYDIRVKERKRYAVYWEQGPTEVRRCTWFYKGDKDTRFMPYPEDFSKSLEEAYMIAVTLDEWKRKLEFPTGETVILHNPKLIMQYQPIGLQDEWVSSPSEQARPRTVKRGVDNISVEIPDGEPEKVDHLVFMVHGIGPACDLRFRSIIQCVNDFRSASLSLLASHYKRAQQDGQIGRVEFLPVNWHSALHGDATGVDEDIQRITLPSISRLRHFTNDTLLDLFFYNSPTYCQTIVDTVASEINKLHTLFKQRHSDFNGAVSVVGHSLGSLILFDLLTNQRTGSEARDGVPSDEPFHLNCDTLEQTLTRLGLQQYLDTLQAENLDLESLALCQDSDLKDLGIPLGPRKKILNYVRRKWIPEDCKARIVRLPPGLQVAPQVTNDHDGNKSSGLTMQQSQFHRAQSVTSAVDYEYFDVGIGQVSIDYPQLAFHPQTFFAFGSPIGMFLTVRGLKHIDPNYCFPTCKSFYNIYHPYDPVAYRIEPMIVTEVDLEPMLIPHHKGRKRMHLELKDSLTRMSMDLKNNVLGSLRTAWQSFSRLPVAALPPVDEGETTIERDCQETQASAAVTASAKREEKSADFWTKILEWPRALHKHYFQAASEEAESSVSAEQTEQPEIKVGMLNGGRRIDYVLQEKPIESFNEYLFAIQSHLCYWESEDTALLLLKEIYDKLGVAFDQPQQ; encoded by the exons ATGTCAAACAGTCCTGGTGAAGAGGGGGGTCTGTCTCAGGCTGCCCCAAACGTCAACACCCAAGACCAGTTTGACAACCCCACTCAGACTGTGGTAACAGGGAACACGCCTGCAGATCAG CTGTCGCCTGCAGTGGATGAGGCCTCTCcctcttccacctcctcctttGAGATGCTTGACATGGAGTCGGTCCCAGCTCCTTATCAAGAAGTCCAGCCTCACTGGTTCTTCTGTCGACGGGCTGATGACAACACCTCCTGGCTCCCTTTCAGCAGAGAAGACTCTGACAAACTAGAGAATGCCTACAACACTG taggagatgaggaggaggatgaggttGTAGTAGCTGTGGATGGAGAGCGATATGACATACGTGTTAAGGAGAGGAAGCGTTATGCTGTTTACTGGGAGCAAGGTCCCACTGAAGTCCGTCGCTGTACCTGGTTCTATAAAGGAGATAAAGACACCAGGTTCATGCCTTACCCTGAGGACTTCAGCAAGAGTCTGGAG GAGGCCTATATGATAGCAGTGACCTTGGATGAATGGAAAAGGAAACTGGAGTTTCCCACCGGAGAGACAGTCATCTTACACAATCCCAAG CTGATAATGCAGTATCAGCCAATAGGATTACAGGATGAGTGGGTGTCCTCCCCCTCGGAGCAGGCCCGGCCTCGAACAGTCAAGAGGGGAGTGGACAACATCTCTGTAGAAATACCTGAtg GTGAACCAGAAAAGGTGGACCACCTTGTCTTCATGGTTCATGGCATCGGCCCTGCATGTGACTTGCGCTTCCGATCCATCATACAGTGTG TAAATGACTTCAGGAGTGCTTCCCTGTCCCTCCTGGCCTCTCATTATAAGCGTGCTCAGCAGGATGGCCAGATAGGAAGAGTGGAGTTCCTCCCAGTCAACTGGCACAGCGCTCTACACGGGGATGCCACTGGTGTGGACGA GGACATCCAGAGGATCACTTTACCCAGCATCAGCAGGCTGAGGCATTTCACCAACGACACTCTGCTGGACCTGTTTTTCTATAATAGCCCCACCTATTGCCAGACCATAGTGGACACAGTGGCCTCAGAGATCAACAAGCTCCACACCCTCTTTAAACAGAGACACTCAGACTTCAATGGGGCAGTCTCTGTAGTGGGCCATAGCCTGG GTTCGCTGATCCTTTTTGACCTGCTAACCAATCAGAGGACTGGATCAGAAGCCAGAGACGGG GTGCCGTCTGATGAGCCATTTCATCTGAACTGTGACACCCTGGAGCAGACCCTGACCAGACTGGGCCTGCAGCAATACCTGGATACGCTACAGGCAGAAAACCTAGACCTGGAATCACTG GCTCTTTGCCAAGACAGTGATCTCAAAGATTTAGGAATTCCTCTTGGACCTCGGAAGAAGATCTTAAACTATGTCAGGAGGAAATGGATTCCAGAG GACTGTAAGGCAAGGATAGTACGCCTGCCACCAGGTTTGCAAGTTGCACCTCAAGTGACCAACGATCATGATGGTAACAAGTCTTCAGGACTGACGATGCAGCAGTCCCAGTTCCACAGGGCACAGTCTGTCACCAGTGCTGTCGACTATGAATACTTTGACGTGGGCATCGGACAG GTATCCATTGATTACCCACAGCTTGCTTTCCATCCTCAAACATTTTTTGCCTTTGGCTCTCCTATTGGAATGTTCCTGACCGTCCGTGGACTTAAACACATCGATCCCAACTACTGCTTTCCAACCTGCAAGAGCTTTTACAACATCTACCACCCG TATGATCCTGTGGCCTATCGGATAGAGCCCATGATTGTAACAGAGGTGGATCTGGAGCCTATGCTGATCCCTCACCATAAAGGCCGCAAGAGAATGCACCTAG AACTAAAGGACAGCTTGACCCGAATGAGCATGGATTTAAAGAACAACGTTTTAGGGTCCTTACGGACGGCATGGCAGTCCTTTTCCAGATTACCAGTTGCTGCACTGCCCCCGGTGGATGAAGGAGAAACTACGATAGAGAGAGACTGTCAAGAGACCCAGG CCTCAGCTGCAGTCACTGCTTCTGCTAAGAGGGAAGAGAAAAGTGCTGATTTTTGGACTAAAATACTGGAGTGGCCCAGGGCCCTTCATAAGCATTACTTCCAAG CAGCGAGTGAGGAGGCAGAGTCCTCAGTGTCCGCAGAGCAGACAGAGCAGCCTGAGATTAAAGTGGGGATGTTGAATGGAGGACGAAGGATCGACTATGTACTTCAGGAAAAACCCATCGAGAGCTTCAACGAGTACCTGTTTGCCATCCAGTCTCATCTGTGTTACTG GGAATCTGAGGATACAGCTCTCCTGCTGCTGAAGGAGATCTACGACAAGCTAGGTGTGGCCTTTGACCAGCCACAGCAGTGA